A stretch of the Agromyces larvae genome encodes the following:
- a CDS encoding DUF2304 domain-containing protein, translating to MGDQFFIKLLLIGVLAAFAAIVLIPGRGTRKLAIKRIALLMLFLAAVVAVLFPQLINGLANLVGVGRGTDLLLYGLIIVFVGHTISTSLRFRQQEREITQLARSVALANASRPWEETPAEEHSDS from the coding sequence ATGGGAGACCAGTTCTTCATCAAGCTCCTGCTGATCGGCGTCCTCGCCGCGTTCGCGGCGATCGTGCTCATCCCAGGACGCGGCACGCGCAAGCTCGCCATCAAGCGCATCGCATTGCTCATGCTGTTCCTGGCCGCCGTGGTCGCCGTGCTCTTTCCCCAGCTCATCAACGGCCTCGCGAATCTGGTCGGCGTCGGCCGCGGAACGGATCTGCTGCTCTACGGGCTCATCATCGTCTTCGTCGGGCACACGATCTCCACCTCGCTGCGGTTCCGGCAGCAGGAGCGGGAGATCACTCAGCTCGCCCGATCCGTCGCGCTCGCGAACGCGTCGAGGCCGTGGGAAGAGACCCCGGCCGAGGAGCACTCCGACAGCTGA
- a CDS encoding DDE-type integrase/transposase/recombinase → MFRDAGVARAAPNKRPRASFLRFVYPAPNACWQLDATEYVLTGGRTCVIFQLIDDHSRLAVASRVAAGETSDAAVRIVSKGIAARGVAQ, encoded by the coding sequence GTGTTCCGTGACGCCGGAGTTGCTCGGGCGGCGCCGAACAAGCGGCCGCGGGCGTCGTTTCTCAGGTTCGTGTATCCGGCGCCGAACGCGTGCTGGCAGCTGGATGCGACCGAGTACGTGTTGACCGGCGGACGCACGTGCGTCATCTTCCAGCTCATCGACGACCACTCCCGCCTCGCCGTCGCATCCCGTGTCGCCGCCGGGGAGACCTCCGACGCCGCCGTCCGCATCGTCTCGAAAGGCATCGCCGCGCGCGGTGTCGCGCAATGA
- the gmd gene encoding GDP-mannose 4,6-dehydratase — translation MSDQKPKRAFITGITGQDGSYLAELLISKGYEVHGLIRRASTFNTSRIDHLFTDPHSTDAKLTLHYGDLTDGSRLVTLLSTIQPDEVYNLAAQSHVRVSFDEPEFTGDTTGLGSVRLLEAVRLAEIDVRYYQASSSEMFGATPPPQNEDTPFYPRSPYGAAKVYSYWITRNYREAFDMFAVNGILFNHESPRRGETFVTRKITRAAARIAAGVQSELYMGNLDAIRDWGYAPEYVEAMWRMLQHDEPQDYVVATNTAYTVRDFLDFSFQRVGLDWQKYVKFDERYLRPTEVDALIGDASRAYDLLGWTPRVKTPELAQIMVDNDVKALEFGGTTWVDEVAWTA, via the coding sequence ATGTCCGACCAGAAGCCGAAGCGCGCATTCATCACCGGTATCACCGGACAAGATGGCAGCTACCTTGCCGAACTCCTGATCTCGAAAGGCTACGAAGTCCACGGCCTCATTCGTCGTGCCTCGACCTTCAACACGAGCCGCATCGACCACCTCTTCACGGATCCGCACTCCACCGACGCGAAGCTGACCCTCCATTACGGCGACCTGACCGACGGCTCGCGTCTCGTGACGCTGCTCAGCACCATCCAGCCCGACGAAGTGTACAATCTCGCTGCCCAGTCCCACGTGCGCGTGAGCTTCGACGAACCGGAGTTCACCGGCGACACGACCGGACTCGGTTCAGTGCGTCTGCTTGAGGCCGTCCGGCTCGCTGAGATCGATGTCCGCTACTACCAGGCGAGCAGCTCCGAGATGTTCGGCGCGACGCCTCCTCCCCAGAACGAGGACACCCCGTTCTATCCCCGGTCGCCCTATGGCGCGGCGAAGGTGTACTCGTACTGGATAACCCGCAACTACCGCGAGGCGTTCGACATGTTCGCGGTCAATGGCATCCTCTTCAACCACGAGTCGCCGCGCCGCGGCGAGACATTCGTGACGCGCAAGATCACGCGCGCCGCTGCCAGGATCGCCGCAGGCGTGCAGTCAGAGCTCTACATGGGCAACCTCGATGCGATCCGCGACTGGGGTTACGCGCCCGAGTACGTCGAGGCGATGTGGCGGATGCTCCAGCACGACGAGCCTCAAGACTACGTCGTCGCCACGAACACCGCCTACACCGTTCGCGACTTCCTCGACTTTTCGTTCCAGCGGGTCGGCCTCGATTGGCAGAAGTACGTCAAGTTCGACGAACGCTACCTTCGCCCGACGGAGGTGGACGCACTCATCGGCGACGCTTCCCGGGCCTACGACCTCCTCGGGTGGACTCCGCGCGTCAAGACCCCCGAGCTCGCGCAGATCATGGTCGACAACGATGTGAAGGCACTCGAGTTCGGCGGGACGACTTGGGTCGATGAGGTCGCCTGGACCGCGTGA
- a CDS encoding DegT/DnrJ/EryC1/StrS family aminotransferase, which translates to MTAPRYPLATTTWDNAEYEALQSVITSGRFTMGPEVRAFEEEFAAALGARRAVMVNSGSSANLIALTAAVVNPDIDLSPGDEIIVPAVSWATTFYPAHQLGLRLRFVDVDLDSLNMSAATVAEAITTATKAILAVNLLGNPAELVELSKLAAERNLVLIEDNCESLGANVDGRQAGTFGLAGTYSSFFSHHIATMEGGLITTDDEYTYQAMVSLRAHGWTRELPNDNLIHPKTGDAFDDLFRFVLPGYNVRPLEMSGALGRQQIKKLPGLIAGRRTNAKLFVERFAGRDDVRVQREHGESSWFGFSLVLEGRLAGRRADLVNALADQGIESRPIVAGNFTRNPVMRYFDAEVPATLPAADKIHTDGLFLGNHHYPIERELDLLLSVIDGI; encoded by the coding sequence ATGACCGCACCCCGATACCCCCTTGCCACGACCACGTGGGATAACGCCGAATACGAGGCCCTCCAATCGGTCATCACGAGCGGTCGGTTCACCATGGGGCCGGAGGTACGGGCGTTCGAGGAAGAGTTCGCCGCAGCGCTCGGCGCCCGGCGAGCAGTGATGGTCAACTCGGGCAGCAGCGCGAACCTCATCGCCCTCACTGCCGCCGTGGTGAATCCCGACATCGACCTCTCGCCCGGCGATGAGATCATTGTGCCCGCCGTGTCGTGGGCGACCACGTTCTACCCGGCGCACCAGCTCGGACTGCGATTGCGTTTCGTCGATGTCGATCTCGACTCGCTCAACATGAGCGCCGCGACCGTGGCGGAAGCGATCACCACTGCCACGAAGGCCATCCTCGCGGTGAACCTCCTGGGCAATCCCGCGGAACTCGTCGAGCTCTCGAAGCTCGCCGCCGAGCGGAACCTTGTACTCATCGAAGACAACTGCGAGTCCCTCGGGGCCAACGTGGACGGCCGCCAGGCGGGCACGTTCGGACTCGCGGGCACGTACAGCTCGTTCTTCTCCCACCACATCGCGACGATGGAGGGCGGGCTCATCACCACCGACGACGAGTACACTTACCAAGCGATGGTGTCGTTGCGTGCACACGGCTGGACACGAGAGTTGCCGAACGACAACCTCATCCACCCGAAGACAGGCGACGCATTCGACGATCTGTTCCGCTTTGTGTTGCCCGGCTACAACGTACGCCCGCTCGAAATGTCCGGCGCCCTCGGGCGGCAGCAAATCAAGAAGCTCCCCGGCCTCATCGCGGGCCGCCGTACCAATGCGAAGCTCTTCGTCGAGCGCTTCGCCGGTCGCGACGACGTGCGAGTACAGCGCGAACACGGCGAGAGCAGCTGGTTCGGATTCTCCCTGGTACTCGAAGGCCGTCTCGCGGGTCGGCGTGCCGATCTGGTGAACGCCCTCGCCGACCAAGGCATCGAGTCGCGCCCCATCGTCGCAGGCAACTTCACCCGCAACCCCGTCATGCGCTACTTCGACGCCGAGGTGCCCGCCACGCTGCCCGCCGCGGACAAGATCCACACCGATGGCCTCTTCCTCGGCAACCATCACTATCCGATCGAGCGCGAACTCGATCTCCTCCTCTCGGTCATCGACGGCATCTGA
- a CDS encoding NAD-dependent epimerase/dehydratase family protein: MRVLLTGGNGMLARSIAAAWRTAGRDDELIPVTRADADLRDPIAVERLFQEIAPDTVIHTAARVGGIAANIADPAGFLMDNLRLDSNVLSTSVAAGIRRFVYFGSSCMYPKDYRQPLVESDVLAAPLEPTNEGYAISKIAAARYCQYTAEQFGWDYRVIIPSNLYGPGDDFALDRAHLVAATIAKAHEAKSTGATKIDVWGDGLARREFTYVGDLAEWLVSKLDGLSAWPALMNVGKGEDFSILDYYRAALNAVGYEADLVTDPSKPAGMHQKLMDSSVASEFGWSPSTDLTDGVAKTYADYLARLDH, from the coding sequence ATGCGAGTTCTCCTCACCGGCGGCAATGGCATGCTCGCTCGGTCCATCGCTGCTGCCTGGCGCACCGCCGGGCGGGACGACGAGCTCATTCCGGTGACTCGAGCCGACGCCGACTTGCGCGATCCGATCGCCGTCGAACGGCTCTTCCAGGAGATCGCTCCCGACACGGTGATTCACACTGCTGCCCGCGTCGGAGGCATCGCGGCGAACATCGCGGATCCCGCCGGGTTCCTCATGGACAACTTGCGGCTCGACTCCAACGTCCTCTCGACGTCGGTTGCCGCAGGCATCCGTCGATTCGTGTACTTCGGCAGTTCGTGCATGTACCCCAAAGACTACCGGCAGCCGCTCGTCGAATCCGATGTGCTCGCCGCTCCGCTTGAGCCGACGAACGAGGGGTACGCGATCTCGAAGATCGCCGCCGCCCGGTACTGCCAGTACACCGCCGAACAGTTCGGCTGGGACTACCGCGTCATCATCCCGTCCAACCTGTACGGCCCGGGAGACGACTTCGCACTCGACCGCGCCCACCTCGTCGCCGCCACGATCGCCAAGGCGCATGAGGCAAAGTCCACCGGGGCCACGAAGATCGATGTCTGGGGCGACGGACTCGCCCGGCGAGAGTTCACCTACGTCGGAGATCTCGCCGAATGGCTCGTATCGAAGCTCGACGGCCTCAGCGCGTGGCCCGCGCTCATGAACGTCGGCAAAGGTGAAGACTTCAGCATCCTGGACTACTACCGTGCGGCACTCAACGCCGTTGGATACGAGGCGGATCTCGTTACCGACCCGTCGAAGCCTGCGGGAATGCACCAGAAGCTCATGGACTCCAGCGTTGCATCCGAATTCGGGTGGTCCCCCTCGACCGACCTCACCGACGGCGTCGCTAAGACGTATGCCGACTACCTCGCTCGCCTCGACCACTGA
- a CDS encoding lipopolysaccharide biosynthesis protein, giving the protein MVNPSSSGRREASTPTTSDTARTVHLLAAQFLRNLGPLLILFLLARMTEPETVGTYSLALAIATPFFVFAQLGMRTVTLTLSPEASFRNYTIVQSAALAIALVAACVFGGVWAPQLEAVVLLAALVKVADAFSELSSGPLQRRGHSLTVFTASLIAAILVSLAAAVVLALTRELIPTMLALATSSLLSAYLFLFRPAHRASIVAESEHPPPAAGVRRETRRIAAAGLPLGAAMSLMSLIATVPQYLVTGSFGAAETARLAILLYLFALADIVTGVLSQAWIPQAQQAARRGAARASILSITARATIKWTLAYVPITLIGLLLATWLVPLVFGKAYTLSLAEAIPLGLAIMALPSAHFMATAVAIQNAYVHALTLAVGSTALSLATCLVLIPQLGVAGAFWALLVSVASRAAIAATVLRLRSRRPRSV; this is encoded by the coding sequence ATGGTGAATCCCTCGTCGTCTGGTCGACGCGAAGCATCGACCCCGACGACCTCGGATACCGCGCGCACCGTGCACCTTCTGGCTGCGCAGTTCCTCCGGAATCTCGGTCCGCTCCTCATCCTGTTCCTCCTGGCGCGTATGACGGAGCCCGAAACGGTCGGCACCTACTCGCTCGCGCTGGCGATCGCCACCCCGTTCTTCGTGTTCGCACAGCTCGGAATGCGCACCGTGACGTTGACGCTTAGCCCCGAGGCCTCTTTCCGCAACTACACGATCGTCCAATCGGCGGCTCTGGCGATCGCCCTCGTCGCTGCTTGCGTCTTCGGCGGCGTCTGGGCCCCACAACTCGAAGCGGTCGTGCTGCTCGCCGCACTCGTGAAGGTCGCCGACGCATTCTCCGAACTCTCCTCGGGACCGTTGCAGCGCCGGGGACACTCACTCACCGTGTTTACCGCGAGCCTGATCGCGGCGATCCTCGTCTCGCTCGCCGCGGCCGTCGTACTCGCACTCACCCGAGAGCTCATCCCCACCATGCTGGCGCTCGCCACGTCCTCGCTCCTCTCGGCGTATCTGTTCCTCTTTCGGCCTGCGCATCGCGCTTCGATCGTCGCCGAGTCGGAGCATCCACCGCCCGCGGCGGGCGTCAGGCGAGAGACGCGCAGAATCGCCGCCGCCGGTCTCCCGCTCGGAGCCGCGATGTCGCTCATGTCGCTCATTGCAACGGTTCCCCAGTACCTCGTCACAGGCTCGTTCGGGGCCGCGGAGACCGCGCGGCTCGCGATCCTCCTTTACCTATTCGCACTCGCGGATATCGTCACCGGGGTCCTGTCCCAGGCTTGGATCCCGCAAGCCCAACAAGCGGCGCGCCGGGGGGCTGCGAGGGCGTCGATTCTCTCGATCACCGCTCGCGCGACGATCAAGTGGACGCTCGCATACGTCCCGATCACGCTGATCGGGCTCCTCCTCGCGACCTGGCTTGTCCCCCTCGTGTTCGGCAAGGCCTACACCCTCTCCCTCGCCGAAGCGATACCTCTCGGTCTCGCCATCATGGCGCTCCCGAGCGCGCATTTTATGGCGACCGCCGTCGCCATCCAGAACGCGTACGTTCACGCCCTCACACTCGCCGTCGGATCGACCGCGCTGTCCCTGGCGACCTGCCTCGTTCTGATTCCGCAGTTGGGGGTCGCCGGCGCCTTCTGGGCACTGCTCGTCTCGGTCGCGTCGCGCGCGGCGATCGCCGCGACCGTGCTCCGGCTCCGGAGCAGACGACCCCGAAGCGTCTAA